In Thermus islandicus DSM 21543, one genomic interval encodes:
- a CDS encoding FtsW/RodA/SpoVE family cell cycle protein, with protein MDPLYLLTGLLLLVFGLLGVEVAEPGLLEEHLLRVGMALLALGAGALLPPRLWLRHAFGLHLFTLFLLLLVLLLGDGPGGVRRWFYLGPVAFQPSELAKVTLVFYLASFVGRKGNDNPILGPALLVGSTVGLVLIEPDFATALFLLTLGGLLFILAGVPWRRLIAIALAGALVIAPFSGVYLSRFAYVSERFQGFLSYMRGEANPREVAYQVLQAQKAILLGGPLGQGPGGTLPHLPEAHNDMVFASVVFATGWAGGLWVLLLYLLLFLKGVSLSLRLPGPQSLVAMGLTLYLTLQAALNIGVTVGFLPVTGVPLPLVSYGGSSLLVSGLALGVLMRLGREAAREVRTWSS; from the coding sequence CCTCCTCGTCTTCGGCCTCCTGGGCGTAGAGGTGGCGGAGCCCGGGCTTTTGGAGGAGCACCTCCTGCGGGTAGGGATGGCCCTCCTCGCCCTGGGGGCAGGCGCCCTCCTTCCCCCGCGGCTTTGGCTGCGCCACGCCTTCGGCCTGCACCTCTTCACCCTCTTTTTGCTCCTCCTGGTCCTCCTCCTCGGGGACGGGCCCGGAGGGGTGCGGCGCTGGTTCTACCTGGGCCCGGTGGCCTTTCAGCCCTCGGAGCTGGCCAAGGTGACCCTGGTCTTCTACCTCGCCTCCTTCGTGGGCCGCAAGGGCAACGACAACCCCATCCTTGGGCCCGCCCTTCTGGTGGGGAGCACGGTGGGCTTGGTGCTCATTGAGCCCGACTTCGCCACCGCCCTCTTCCTCCTCACCCTGGGGGGCCTCCTCTTCATCCTGGCGGGGGTGCCCTGGCGGAGGCTCATCGCCATCGCCCTGGCGGGGGCCCTGGTCATCGCCCCCTTTTCCGGGGTTTACCTGAGCCGCTTCGCCTACGTCTCCGAGCGGTTCCAGGGCTTCCTCAGCTATATGCGGGGGGAGGCCAACCCCCGGGAGGTCGCCTACCAGGTGCTCCAGGCCCAGAAGGCCATCCTCCTGGGGGGGCCTTTGGGCCAAGGGCCGGGCGGGACCCTCCCCCACCTCCCCGAGGCCCACAACGATATGGTCTTCGCCAGCGTGGTCTTCGCCACGGGCTGGGCCGGGGGGCTTTGGGTCCTCCTCCTCTACCTCCTCCTCTTCCTCAAGGGGGTTTCCCTCTCCCTAAGGCTCCCCGGGCCCCAGAGCCTGGTGGCCATGGGCCTGACCCTCTACCTCACCCTGCAGGCCGCCCTCAACATCGGGGTCACGGTGGGCTTCCTGCCCGTGACCGGCGTCCCCTTGCCCCTGGTCTCCTACGGGGGAAGCTCCCTCCTCGTCTCCGGACTCGCCCTGGGGGTGCTTATGCGCTTGGGCCGCGAGGCGGCCCGGGAGGTGAGGACGTGGTCCTCCTGA